The following are encoded together in the Desulfococcus multivorans genome:
- a CDS encoding trypsin-like serine peptidase, with product MLMTGSKVQTIEGITVFPDHADQQQWWYLPGPVGLARRNNVSQFTLIRYRPAVADGGVQGGGFLTMEVELRLLPAVEREILSRLSSMTTGRPRLSVVPFDEGTVQIVALNIQGSGGTNAPAPLPGAFVAVEAVLGATKPSLAGNNNAVFSLTLSQEGSIILDQAFRQGAMPVGVIYDLKYTALQPALDVEIKANYKRIYDHLSMGIDLSAGAVIYGVPVFLEAGIDLAFEKLRQDGVIEIKVINFANSADAAEKEQWALDFFKQQILAEWFKPTLPPVTFDNGGTRPPTGTGTPTGTGTSTGGGASTGGGASTGGGASTGGGASTGGGASTGGGASTGGGASTGGGASTGGGEQPESGGGRLIARSPTNPVAAVKPPARESLGLVAPQSVVREVWAYPFLETGRQAARLEKRVEPPTPGYDIQLSQLATSDQVTLTFLGGETAPSVRINQVVQTLTDQRRLTLDVAPGASLDIKADYPAAPAVQQAFRLFFDFDKPRPQNWSVQPPSPSYQGYLNNRTNPLDSRFETSTGGSTVPIGGARGADALRAWLQNVLGSPKRVSVDAYASYEGDPSKAAHNRELTQRRLDAAIGIIGSAAQITSSGAHGFDDAHQAGRVSDPNDRVVLVRGASAGGRAVSIQGTLTRPAPTGGGQPAGGGQPTGGGQPTPTIPNMPPMGIRLAFSLKKIQQIEDKTFTLRYNRQSTVQRSYAPQGLLRLLAADLDGPPHFIEVDLDSPFFRKLDLEIQAPPVFEQIGLLKSDVAIEYGRPSEPATFKFKDVSFRPGGPQIEHAAFFLNSRLDLNYSYTPQYHFDPLSGWDGEKLSYDLPRTATLDRTLLINPFRDFGFMEVKVVPGDLDPGMIDSTEVHLHYEDPGKWSRDKVLTVQPSGPTQTWKLRLSDPERREFSYRFVHRLKDGTTRETRPISTGIPSVTVNDPFEEPLIVEFFPNYDGSTINTVFVKVVYADPPNRIRREEQLRFVGTTQESQRLRFARLDPTVDTISFQITILGKDNSVRQLSAVTTENSIIFLGEHLTGESITKRRTTMERTTSHGTEAYKGAEGKNYGYQQPTEGGKGAETNPSDGDKRQLARETFDNLLEILFGDTGGTQPGGTTTGQPDGSGAYTPGTPTPGTGTTTNPGGQPPSAEQPAATPDRGGHAEEAFGIPVGSVRESFRMERAREQVRRAASIQPSPAPTVTSGHPAAYKHQSDANRAPFRSERIFAPSYGQHGRSAVQTMEVVAASAGAAGRPESAPAAPRLAGIPLDAYWASFGSAAERAQERIRIAAKPEAVTRQVLEMIIGADDRIQVNNTQVYPWRCICSLLITAQTGGMYLGTGWLVSPRLLLTAGHCVYMADEGGWAAQIEVIPGRNGTTYPYGSVISRDFRSVMGWTVDNDRDYDYGAILLPEDHRLGDQLGWFGFANRADSHLSGLTLNLAGYPGDGGPTHQDGTQWFNSRAVSTVRERQITYEIDTYGGQSGSPVWELSSDGSRYGVGIHTWGTTVNNGATRITQDVFDNIVSWTAQVP from the coding sequence ATGTTAATGACAGGCAGCAAAGTACAGACCATCGAAGGGATCACCGTTTTCCCGGATCATGCGGACCAGCAGCAATGGTGGTACCTGCCGGGTCCGGTAGGGCTGGCCCGGCGGAATAACGTCTCCCAGTTCACCCTCATCCGCTACCGCCCGGCCGTCGCCGACGGCGGCGTGCAGGGAGGCGGCTTTTTGACGATGGAGGTGGAACTCAGGCTCCTGCCCGCAGTGGAACGCGAGATCCTCAGCAGGCTCTCGAGCATGACCACCGGCCGGCCGCGGCTCTCCGTCGTTCCCTTTGACGAGGGCACGGTCCAGATCGTCGCCCTGAACATCCAGGGCAGCGGGGGCACCAACGCTCCCGCTCCCTTGCCGGGCGCCTTTGTGGCGGTCGAAGCCGTGCTGGGCGCCACCAAACCCTCCCTGGCCGGCAACAACAATGCCGTCTTCAGCCTGACCCTCAGCCAGGAGGGTTCGATTATCCTCGATCAGGCCTTCCGCCAGGGGGCCATGCCGGTCGGCGTCATCTATGACTTGAAATACACCGCCCTGCAGCCCGCCCTGGACGTCGAGATTAAAGCCAACTACAAACGGATCTACGACCACCTGAGTATGGGCATCGATCTGAGCGCCGGCGCGGTGATCTACGGCGTTCCGGTCTTTCTGGAGGCGGGCATCGACCTCGCCTTTGAAAAGCTCAGGCAGGACGGGGTGATTGAGATCAAGGTGATTAACTTCGCCAACAGCGCCGACGCTGCCGAGAAGGAGCAATGGGCCCTGGATTTCTTCAAGCAGCAGATCCTGGCCGAATGGTTCAAGCCCACCCTGCCTCCGGTCACCTTCGACAACGGCGGGACCCGCCCGCCTACCGGGACGGGCACCCCGACCGGGACGGGCACCTCGACCGGGGGTGGTGCGTCTACCGGGGGCGGTGCCTCCACCGGGGGCGGTGCCTCCACCGGGGGCGGTGCCTCCACCGGGGGCGGTGCCTCCACCGGAGGTGGTGCCTCCACCGGGGGCGGTGCCTCCACCGGGGGCGGCGCCTCCACCGGGGGCGGCGAACAACCCGAGAGTGGCGGCGGCCGGCTCATCGCTCGCTCCCCCACCAACCCGGTCGCCGCCGTCAAACCCCCTGCCCGGGAATCGCTCGGGCTCGTCGCCCCTCAATCGGTGGTCCGTGAAGTGTGGGCCTACCCCTTCCTGGAGACCGGACGCCAGGCCGCCCGCCTGGAGAAACGCGTCGAGCCGCCCACCCCCGGTTATGATATCCAGCTTTCCCAGCTCGCCACGAGCGACCAGGTGACCCTGACCTTTCTGGGCGGGGAAACCGCTCCGTCCGTGCGCATCAACCAGGTTGTGCAGACCCTGACCGACCAACGCCGGTTGACGCTGGATGTCGCCCCCGGGGCGTCCCTCGACATCAAGGCCGACTACCCGGCGGCCCCCGCCGTGCAGCAGGCGTTCCGCCTGTTCTTCGACTTTGACAAACCCCGCCCCCAGAACTGGTCGGTCCAGCCGCCCAGCCCCAGCTACCAGGGCTATCTCAACAACCGCACCAACCCGCTCGACTCGCGATTTGAAACCAGCACCGGCGGATCAACCGTTCCGATCGGCGGGGCGCGGGGCGCCGACGCCCTCCGCGCCTGGCTGCAAAACGTCCTGGGTTCTCCGAAGCGGGTCAGCGTGGATGCGTATGCCAGTTATGAAGGAGATCCCTCCAAAGCCGCCCACAACCGGGAGCTGACCCAGCGCCGCCTCGACGCGGCGATTGGCATCATCGGCAGCGCTGCCCAGATCACTTCCAGCGGCGCTCACGGCTTTGACGACGCCCATCAGGCCGGGCGAGTCAGCGACCCGAACGATCGGGTGGTGCTCGTCCGCGGCGCTTCCGCCGGGGGCAGGGCCGTCTCCATCCAGGGCACGCTCACCCGTCCGGCACCAACAGGCGGCGGCCAGCCGGCAGGCGGCGGTCAGCCAACGGGCGGCGGTCAGCCAACGCCCACCATCCCCAATATGCCGCCCATGGGCATCCGGCTGGCCTTCAGCCTGAAGAAGATCCAGCAGATCGAAGACAAAACCTTCACGCTCCGCTATAACCGTCAGTCGACCGTGCAGCGCAGTTACGCCCCCCAGGGATTGCTCCGTCTGCTGGCCGCCGACCTGGACGGACCGCCGCACTTCATTGAAGTCGACCTTGACAGTCCGTTCTTCCGCAAGCTCGACCTGGAGATTCAGGCGCCGCCCGTCTTCGAACAGATCGGGCTGCTCAAGTCCGATGTCGCCATCGAGTACGGCCGGCCTTCCGAACCGGCCACTTTCAAGTTCAAAGACGTCAGCTTTCGCCCCGGCGGGCCCCAGATCGAGCATGCCGCCTTCTTCCTCAACTCCCGGCTCGACCTGAATTACAGCTACACGCCCCAATACCACTTCGATCCCCTCTCCGGCTGGGACGGCGAAAAGCTCAGCTACGATCTGCCGAGGACCGCCACCCTGGACCGCACGCTGCTGATCAACCCCTTCCGCGACTTCGGCTTTATGGAAGTGAAGGTCGTCCCCGGTGACCTGGACCCGGGCATGATCGACTCGACCGAAGTCCACCTGCACTATGAAGACCCGGGCAAGTGGTCGCGAGACAAAGTCCTCACCGTTCAACCCTCCGGCCCCACCCAGACCTGGAAGCTCAGATTGAGCGATCCGGAGCGGCGCGAGTTCAGCTATCGCTTCGTTCACCGCCTCAAGGACGGCACCACCCGGGAAACCCGGCCCATCTCGACCGGCATCCCCTCGGTCACCGTGAACGACCCGTTTGAAGAACCGTTGATCGTCGAGTTCTTCCCCAACTACGACGGCTCCACGATCAACACCGTGTTTGTGAAGGTGGTCTATGCCGACCCACCCAACCGGATCCGCCGGGAAGAACAGCTGCGCTTCGTCGGGACGACCCAGGAATCCCAGCGGCTGCGCTTCGCCCGCCTGGATCCGACAGTGGACACGATTTCCTTCCAGATCACGATCCTCGGCAAGGACAACTCCGTCCGGCAGCTTTCTGCCGTGACCACGGAAAACTCAATCATCTTTCTCGGTGAACATTTGACCGGTGAATCGATAACCAAAAGGAGAACAACAATGGAAAGGACGACCAGCCACGGCACGGAAGCCTACAAGGGGGCAGAAGGAAAGAATTACGGATACCAGCAGCCAACCGAAGGAGGAAAAGGCGCCGAAACCAACCCGTCGGATGGGGACAAGCGCCAACTGGCCAGGGAAACCTTCGACAATTTGCTGGAGATCTTGTTTGGAGACACAGGCGGTACCCAGCCCGGCGGAACGACCACCGGTCAGCCCGACGGCAGCGGCGCCTACACGCCGGGCACGCCCACGCCGGGAACGGGTACCACCACCAATCCCGGCGGGCAGCCGCCCTCTGCGGAACAGCCCGCCGCCACTCCCGACAGGGGCGGCCACGCCGAGGAAGCCTTCGGGATTCCCGTCGGTTCCGTGCGCGAAAGCTTCCGTATGGAACGCGCCAGAGAGCAGGTTCGCAGAGCGGCATCCATCCAACCGTCTCCGGCCCCGACCGTGACATCCGGTCATCCGGCGGCCTACAAGCACCAGTCCGACGCCAACCGGGCGCCGTTCCGATCCGAGCGCATCTTCGCACCTTCCTATGGTCAGCATGGCCGCAGCGCGGTCCAAACCATGGAAGTCGTGGCCGCGTCAGCCGGCGCCGCCGGCCGGCCGGAATCCGCCCCCGCCGCCCCGCGCCTGGCCGGCATTCCGCTGGACGCCTACTGGGCCAGCTTCGGCTCGGCCGCTGAACGCGCCCAGGAACGCATCAGGATTGCCGCCAAGCCGGAGGCCGTGACGAGGCAAGTGCTCGAAATGATCATCGGCGCGGACGACCGCATCCAGGTCAACAACACTCAGGTCTATCCATGGCGCTGTATCTGCTCGCTGCTGATCACCGCCCAGACCGGCGGCATGTACCTTGGCACCGGCTGGCTGGTCAGCCCGCGCCTGCTGCTCACCGCAGGACACTGTGTGTACATGGCGGATGAAGGCGGATGGGCCGCCCAGATCGAAGTGATTCCGGGCCGAAACGGCACGACCTATCCCTACGGCAGCGTGATTTCCCGCGATTTCCGCAGCGTGATGGGCTGGACGGTCGACAATGACCGCGACTATGACTACGGCGCCATCCTGCTGCCCGAAGACCACCGCCTGGGCGACCAGTTGGGCTGGTTTGGCTTTGCCAATCGCGCCGACAGCCACTTGAGCGGTCTGACCCTCAACCTGGCCGGCTACCCTGGTGACGGCGGCCCGACCCACCAGGACGGCACCCAGTGGTTCAATTCCCGGGCGGTCAGCACGGTCAGGGAACGCCAGATCACCTATGAGATCGACACCTATGGCGGCCAGAGCGGATCCCCGGTCTGGGAGCTTTCTTCGGATGGCAGCCGGTACGGCGTGGGCATCCATACCTGGGGCACCACCGTCAACAACGGTGCCACCCGCATCACCCAGGACGTGTTCGACAACATCGTTTCCTGGACGGCGCAGGTGCCGTGA
- a CDS encoding diguanylate cyclase yields the protein MKWLGLLMCLTFFMGGSQGHAFVSVGQAQMIYDGKLPVELQNHNIMALLIDPESGAIVDANRKAVVFYGYPLDRMRGMRIQEINILDPRDVEAEYKRAEKEDRNYFIFPHRLADGEVRTVEVYSAPVPDSSGKRLLLSIIHDATHKALMEAELNRYKDRLETLVAQRTRQLSDAHKRIDRLSIFGLLVVSGLLFFLLRRHQKAVYFQHRFELERERQRSEAALMEREERFQRMLALVPDMITIQDPEMNILYSNWNGMGAVEPEKRILGTKCHQTYRGYDDICPDCRPISVLDTKTPFQEEIRLPDGTWLDMRVIPILDANGEVECFVEWARDITEQKQAQKELLAQKNLLEGVIDAIHDLLTIQHPDRTIALCNKAACEAFGTTVEAARHKKCYELIGRDRECDICATRKVHETGEPAELEKFMPELGVHLHCCSNPILDQDGRIVYIVEQMRDITENHRTRERLERLATTDALTELWNRAYFMGTIRKEMERARRYGEPFSLLMLDLDHFKRVNDTRGHAAGDAALRHVAAIFRKSLRQTDIAGRVGGEEFSILLPHTDLAAALVMAERLRSTIENTPADYNGTEIPLTSSIGVAVYDREIADEDALMLLADEALYAAKKGGRNRVCQPPREKGAAFPGTSDVG from the coding sequence ATGAAGTGGTTGGGGCTGTTGATGTGTCTGACGTTTTTCATGGGGGGATCCCAGGGCCACGCCTTCGTCTCGGTGGGGCAGGCCCAGATGATTTATGACGGCAAACTGCCCGTTGAACTGCAGAACCACAATATCATGGCGCTGCTCATCGATCCTGAAAGCGGTGCCATCGTCGACGCCAACAGAAAGGCGGTCGTCTTTTACGGTTACCCCCTCGACCGGATGCGGGGCATGCGCATTCAGGAGATCAACATCCTCGATCCCCGCGACGTGGAGGCCGAATACAAAAGGGCCGAAAAAGAAGACCGGAACTATTTCATTTTTCCCCATCGCCTGGCGGACGGGGAGGTCCGGACCGTTGAGGTCTACAGTGCGCCCGTGCCGGACTCCTCCGGAAAGCGGCTGCTCCTGTCCATCATTCACGATGCCACCCACAAAGCCCTGATGGAAGCGGAACTCAACCGTTACAAGGATCGCCTGGAAACCCTCGTGGCCCAGCGGACGCGTCAGTTGAGCGACGCCCACAAACGCATTGACCGGCTGTCGATATTCGGACTGCTCGTTGTCTCGGGGCTGTTGTTTTTTTTGTTGCGGCGGCACCAGAAGGCCGTCTACTTTCAGCACCGTTTTGAACTCGAACGCGAGCGGCAGCGGTCCGAGGCGGCCCTCATGGAGCGCGAGGAGCGATTCCAGAGAATGCTGGCCCTGGTGCCGGACATGATCACCATACAGGATCCGGAGATGAATATCCTGTACAGCAATTGGAACGGGATGGGCGCCGTCGAACCCGAAAAACGGATTCTGGGCACGAAGTGCCATCAGACCTACAGGGGGTACGACGATATCTGCCCGGATTGTCGGCCCATATCGGTTCTGGATACCAAGACCCCGTTTCAGGAAGAGATCCGGCTGCCGGACGGGACATGGCTGGATATGCGCGTCATTCCCATACTCGATGCGAACGGGGAGGTGGAGTGCTTTGTGGAGTGGGCCAGGGACATTACCGAACAGAAACAGGCCCAGAAGGAACTCCTGGCACAGAAGAATCTGCTCGAGGGCGTCATCGATGCCATTCACGATCTGCTCACCATTCAGCATCCGGATCGCACCATAGCCCTCTGCAACAAGGCGGCGTGCGAGGCTTTCGGCACGACGGTGGAAGCGGCCAGACATAAAAAATGCTATGAGCTGATCGGGCGGGACCGTGAGTGTGATATATGCGCCACCCGGAAGGTCCATGAAACCGGAGAGCCCGCCGAGCTTGAAAAATTCATGCCTGAACTCGGGGTGCATCTGCATTGCTGCAGCAACCCCATACTGGATCAGGACGGCAGGATCGTCTACATTGTGGAGCAGATGCGGGACATTACCGAAAATCACAGGACCCGGGAGCGGCTGGAGCGGCTGGCCACCACCGACGCCCTTACCGAGCTCTGGAACCGCGCCTATTTCATGGGGACGATCCGGAAGGAGATGGAGCGTGCCCGGCGCTACGGCGAGCCTTTTTCCCTGCTGATGCTCGATCTGGATCATTTCAAGCGGGTCAACGATACCCGCGGTCATGCAGCCGGCGATGCGGCCCTGCGGCATGTGGCGGCGATTTTCCGGAAGTCCCTCCGTCAAACCGACATCGCCGGGCGCGTGGGCGGCGAGGAGTTCAGCATCCTGCTGCCCCACACCGACCTCGCGGCGGCGCTGGTCATGGCCGAGCGTCTCAGATCGACCATTGAAAACACCCCCGCCGATTATAACGGCACGGAGATTCCCCTGACGTCGAGCATCGGCGTCGCTGTCTATGATCGGGAGATCGCCGATGAGGATGCCCTGATGCTGCTGGCGGACGAGGCGTTGTATGCCGCCAAAAAAGGGGGCAGGAACCGCGTCTGTCAACCCCCTCGGGAGAAAGGTGCCGCCTTCCCCGGTACGAGCGACGTCGGTTAG
- a CDS encoding carboxypeptidase-like regulatory domain-containing protein, with protein sequence MNDKGSIAGRVVDAAGRPVSGVTITISSSTQPTSDLATLTNADGRFRLSGLAPGPYGLSAHRRGQPVGEAEAEVRPGQPAEVEIRLHE encoded by the coding sequence ATGAACGACAAAGGATCCATTGCAGGACGGGTGGTGGACGCAGCCGGTCGGCCGGTCTCCGGGGTGACCATCACCATCAGCAGCAGCACACAGCCAACCAGCGACCTGGCGACCCTGACCAACGCCGATGGGCGCTTCCGGCTGAGCGGACTGGCGCCGGGTCCATACGGTCTCAGTGCTCACCGCCGAGGCCAACCGGTCGGCGAGGCCGAGGCCGAAGTCCGGCCCGGGCAGCCGGCGGAAGTCGAGATCCGGCTCCATGAATAG
- a CDS encoding cytochrome-c peroxidase, protein MKSNHIKVSVRVGSNQNGSLSFFSKTRSALGAILIAGCLVGVVFGYATAKSNKSGDIDIELTNIEKLGKYVFFDKISSPKRMGCVTCHDPKTGGTGSVAGVNLHQVAITGANPHTIGNLKPPTNAYATFIGPLAPCNFGVPGWCGGNFWNSRSEGNEWPPQFPEGAAKHLGEEVFYKTDGTPLPDDLQDAYSLYFGPTADQALNPMPNPVEQNIDRKAVCQHVKSAKYAPLYKLVWGVDIDCSDTPVAVSAPDMDPLVNTQADPSLFPEKAFDISFKRIMLAVCAWQASPDLNSFSSRRDIELRNDEDGLFPLDGFTDEENLGHDLFYGVESALNPDGKSAGCAGCHSDNPGADTGEEPEQLYSDDGFHNIGVPRNPEIPPTYNADGTLIDPDLGLAGLTGVVGDPLSPGCTAGGFRRNCDHRGFHKTTTLRNVNKRKGEGFTKAYTHNGWFKSMESIVHFYNTGLIGGPTADSFGITRCPDGIETERDALANNCWPAPAYANPLQPGSPTFGAVLGGGRFGDLGLTLEEEAAIVAYLKTFTDTHTAKAPKPYK, encoded by the coding sequence ATGAAATCAAATCACATCAAGGTTTCAGTTCGGGTAGGATCGAATCAGAATGGATCTTTGTCCTTTTTTTCAAAAACGCGAAGCGCATTGGGGGCAATTCTTATCGCCGGCTGCCTGGTGGGCGTCGTCTTTGGGTATGCCACCGCGAAATCAAACAAAAGCGGCGACATAGACATTGAGCTGACCAACATTGAAAAATTGGGAAAGTACGTATTCTTCGACAAGATATCCTCACCCAAACGCATGGGGTGCGTCACCTGCCACGATCCCAAAACCGGTGGAACGGGAAGCGTTGCAGGGGTCAACCTGCATCAGGTGGCGATCACCGGTGCCAACCCGCACACGATCGGCAACCTCAAGCCGCCGACCAACGCCTATGCAACCTTCATCGGTCCGCTCGCGCCTTGCAACTTCGGCGTACCCGGTTGGTGCGGCGGCAACTTCTGGAATTCCCGATCGGAAGGCAACGAATGGCCTCCGCAATTTCCGGAAGGGGCTGCAAAACATCTTGGGGAGGAAGTATTCTATAAAACAGATGGTACACCTCTTCCGGACGACCTTCAGGATGCCTACAGCCTCTATTTCGGTCCAACCGCAGATCAGGCATTGAATCCGATGCCGAATCCAGTCGAACAGAACATCGACAGAAAAGCGGTTTGTCAACACGTCAAATCGGCAAAATACGCACCCCTTTACAAGCTTGTCTGGGGTGTTGATATCGATTGCAGCGACACGCCGGTCGCCGTCAGTGCTCCGGATATGGATCCTCTCGTCAACACACAGGCAGATCCTTCGCTTTTTCCCGAAAAAGCGTTCGACATCAGCTTCAAACGAATCATGCTGGCGGTCTGTGCCTGGCAGGCCTCGCCAGATCTCAACTCGTTCAGCTCCAGACGGGACATCGAACTTCGCAACGATGAAGACGGTCTGTTTCCCCTGGACGGCTTTACGGATGAAGAGAATCTGGGGCATGATCTGTTCTATGGCGTGGAAAGTGCGTTGAACCCTGACGGCAAGTCCGCAGGGTGTGCAGGCTGTCACAGCGACAATCCCGGCGCTGACACCGGTGAAGAGCCTGAACAACTTTATTCGGATGACGGCTTCCATAACATCGGCGTGCCCCGGAACCCGGAGATTCCACCCACGTACAATGCCGACGGCACGCTGATTGATCCCGACCTGGGCCTTGCGGGTCTGACGGGTGTGGTGGGAGACCCATTGTCTCCCGGATGTACGGCCGGTGGATTCAGAAGAAATTGTGATCATCGCGGGTTCCACAAGACGACGACGCTTCGCAACGTGAACAAGCGCAAAGGCGAGGGGTTTACAAAGGCATACACCCACAACGGCTGGTTCAAGAGCATGGAGAGCATCGTCCATTTTTACAACACCGGTCTGATCGGGGGACCAACCGCCGACTCTTTCGGGATCACGAGATGCCCGGACGGCATAGAGACGGAAAGGGATGCCCTGGCGAACAACTGCTGGCCGGCACCTGCGTATGCCAATCCCCTCCAACCCGGAAGCCCGACCTTTGGCGCCGTACTAGGAGGGGGGCGTTTTGGAGACCTGGGGCTGACCCTGGAGGAAGAGGCTGCAATCGTTGCCTACCTGAAAACGTTCACGGACACGCATACCGCCAAGGCGCCTAAGCCGTATAAGTAG
- a CDS encoding 6-phosphofructokinase translates to MTNIKRIGILTGGGDCPGLNAVIRAVVRCAVGRYHIECLGVLDSFDGLIEGPAIIPLSWHRTKGLLFQGGTILGSTNRGDPFAYKVRVGEQIVEEDRSEAVMANVEKLELDGLIIIGGDGTMAIANKFWQRKRLKLVGVPKTIDNDIWGTDETFGFHSAVEIATDAIDRLQTTATSHHRVMILETMGRNAGWIALHAGLASGADVILIPEIPFSLGAVVAKIMERSSRGSRSTIICVSEGAAPIGGKQVTRELVPDSAEPVRLGGIAERLCRELKGRIQTECRYTVLGHIQRGGIPTGYDRILCTRMGTAAVHAFVEGQFGKMVALRKNEIEMIPITEIAGKNRFVDTGNDLIRAARDTGVYFGDE, encoded by the coding sequence ATGACGAATATCAAACGGATCGGCATACTGACCGGCGGTGGAGACTGCCCGGGATTGAATGCCGTGATTCGGGCGGTCGTGAGATGCGCCGTCGGGCGGTACCACATCGAGTGCCTCGGCGTGCTCGATTCATTCGACGGCCTGATCGAAGGCCCGGCGATCATTCCCCTGAGCTGGCACAGGACAAAGGGACTTCTGTTTCAGGGGGGGACGATTCTGGGGTCGACCAACAGGGGTGATCCTTTTGCCTACAAGGTCCGCGTCGGGGAACAGATCGTTGAGGAAGATCGATCGGAGGCGGTGATGGCCAATGTCGAGAAGCTGGAACTGGACGGCTTGATTATCATTGGTGGGGACGGCACAATGGCGATTGCCAATAAATTCTGGCAGCGCAAAAGGCTCAAGCTGGTCGGCGTCCCCAAAACCATCGACAATGACATCTGGGGAACCGATGAAACCTTTGGATTTCACTCCGCGGTTGAAATCGCCACGGACGCCATCGATCGGCTGCAAACCACCGCCACCAGCCATCACCGGGTGATGATTCTGGAGACCATGGGGCGCAATGCCGGCTGGATCGCCCTTCATGCCGGCCTGGCATCCGGCGCGGACGTCATTCTCATACCTGAGATTCCATTCAGCCTGGGGGCTGTTGTCGCTAAAATCATGGAGCGCAGCAGCCGCGGCAGCAGGTCCACCATTATCTGCGTGTCCGAGGGCGCGGCACCGATAGGTGGAAAGCAGGTCACTCGGGAACTCGTCCCGGATTCGGCGGAACCCGTCCGGCTCGGGGGCATTGCGGAGCGGCTGTGCAGAGAATTGAAAGGGCGGATCCAGACCGAGTGTCGCTACACGGTGCTCGGACATATTCAGCGCGGGGGCATCCCGACCGGGTATGACCGCATCTTGTGCACCCGTATGGGTACGGCTGCGGTGCACGCATTTGTCGAGGGTCAATTCGGCAAAATGGTCGCCCTTCGGAAAAACGAGATCGAGATGATCCCCATTACGGAGATCGCGGGAAAAAATCGTTTTGTCGATACCGGGAACGATCTCATTCGGGCCGCGCGTGACACGGGTGTCTATTTCGGGGATGAGTAG